The Sabethes cyaneus chromosome 3, idSabCyanKW18_F2, whole genome shotgun sequence DNA window GTGAGTAAGATGGtctaaaaacaaaaagattaaaTTGTAGGTTACTTGATGACTTTTTTCATAAATTGTTCCTTGTCGGGTGCACCGACGAAGAAGGTGGGAAAGTTTGGCTTCTCGAGAACCTTAATCCAACGGGCAAAATCACTGGGATATTTGTAGTTCAACGCTAGAAAGATGTCGGCAAACACATCTACTTGAGCTCGGGGTGTGTATCCACCTATTGCCAAATATAATCTTTATAATAATCATAACAATTTCAGTGACTGGCAGAAATTTACCAATGCATAAGAAAGTAGTACGTAGCAAGTTCTCGCCCTGAGCCGCTACGGCGTTCATCATCACCGGATAGTTTCGTGATTCCTTGATAAACACCGACAGAAAGCCGACACTTTTCTTAATTGGACCTGTCTCCGGAAGCATCATACTTTTCATGGCTGCAGGAAATAAATTAAACACTCTGTAGTTGATGACATTTCAAAGAATTCTTCACCAATCGCTTAAACATACcgtattcaattaattttatacAATCGGCCTGCACAGCAGTGTAGCAAATGGCCATCTTTTTCACTATTCGAGTGTTGAAACTGTAGAATGTTTCGATAAGATCGGCTACATCCGACAGTTTTTGGTGTTCGTCATATTGCTAAAATAGTAGAGCGATTAAAATGGAAACCATTTTCCCCGACAACAATATGTCGACTAACCTGCATTTGTCCAAAATTATACTCCAAGATGGCAGAAAATAATTGTTTCATACTCTCGCGACTCTCCGGATCATTGTAAAAGATCAGTATGAACTGTAAAAATGCTACATTTAAAACCATTTTTCATTCGAAGTACCTATTCAAACACTTACGTTTCCGGCCATCTCCACTGCGGACGGTGCACACTTATTGGCGAAGATCATCAGTATGAGACCGCACATGTCGTTCAGCAGCGGTTTGATGTCGTCCATCAAATTGGTCAAAGCTTGTTGGAGTGCTTTGCACAATGTTTCGATTACACTTTCGTCGTGGATCCACAGACTGCAAAGACTTTTCAGCAGACCCATGGTCTTTTCCAGTATCAGCAATATCGGCTGGACGGGTTGAGGTTGTTGGGTGGTCTGCGTGGGAACGAGCTGCAGTTCGTCGTCTTTTTCCGTGCGCTGCGTGACGTTAAGCTTGCGTGTGTTGAGTGAAGAGAACAGCTTGGAGATCATTTCTAGCCGTAAGATTACCCGTGCCTTAGCCGCATCGGTTTTGTCCTGATTTTGCACGTTCGCCTGAAGCTCTTCGAAGCAGGGCGAAACCATAATGTCTAGGTAATGAATTATCTGATCGTAGGAAATTACGCTCATGATGTTCCCGACCGTGTACATCAGCCGAATCATTTCCGAAGTTTTCAGGTGACCACCCTGAAGAGCCGATCGGCAGGCATCGAGCAGCGGTAATGCAAACGGAGTCATTTCTTTTTGGCACTCGGAGGTAAGATCTTTCAGCCCAAGCGTTGCTTGCGATGCTTGCGTTGAACTGAGACCTTTTACGAGCAACTCAATTGCAGACGGCAGATATTTTGGATTATCACTGATCCAATCGCTGTACGCTCCAGCGGTTTCCAGTGCCATACCCAGCAATTTATCGCTGTATTTTTCGTACGGAATCTCGTTTAATACTTTCAGTAGCTTGACAACTTGTGGATATTCGGCGTATTCTATTTTCTGTGCTATGGAACAGTACGCATGTATGGTTGCTTCCAGAAGTGGCCAGTTGTCTATGTTTTGGGGATCATAATTTAGGTATAATATCGACTCATCCAGGGCCTCCGAAAGTACGTCCAGCATTATATCGTTCAAAACATCGTGACACGACAACAATGTGTCACCAATATCCTGTCGATAACATCGAAATGTTTCCAAATCATCGGAGTTCCATTTGTGCAGCGCACTATCGTTCGGCAGCTGGCTTTTTCGTATCAAAACCTTAACGATATGAGCATAGACCGGCTTGATAGCATCCCAACATTTCGTTTTGCGTGGGTCATTTGGCATCGAAAAGATTTCGTCCTGTAGCATGTACCAGAATTCCATAGCTAGTGTACTGCAAGACTCATCCACGGGGTAGGTTCCGGGTTTATCGGTGCATTTGACTAACAGATCTACCGTTCTGCCGTAGACCTTCGCGAGTTGCTCATTGTCGGAAAGGATTCCGGCAAAAATTGCCGAAGAGTAGCACTCCAGTGTTGACAGAAATAGAGTGTAGATAACAAAGGCTAAATTCTCATTGTCGTTGTTTTCCTTCCACTCTACGTCTAGAATCGGTCCCAGAACATCCAGGAATAAATGCATATAGTGAACGACCGTTGCCGAATACTTGTGTCCGTTACAATTTTGAGAGCTtattattttctgaaatttaacagcaaaaatattgaaatgtaTTTAATGCTTTTGACGCATAGACCTCTGCATATGACCAGTGTGCAAAAATAGCACATAAACATAATAGACGTAATTTAATTGAATGTAGTTGAAGTTGAGTGGAAATGAAAACTAATCAGTTTTATTATATGGTCGgcgttaagtcagaccgaaccaagtgacaaaactctgatttcgagaaaaacgcgtttgcTGCTCTATAtagtttatagctatcaatcattcaaaatcatctcataactctggctgtttgcaacatttacgtaatctgattagagtaaaatgtagcttcgAAATTTCTTgctcgtttgctgtcattaactaatttttttaaattttgcgactttgtccggtctgatttaacatcgACCATGTTGGCTGAGTGCCCCGTCATGCTCGGGATCACCCTTTCTTGTCCCACAACCACCCGTACATTTGTTTTCTTTCTGGAAATCCTTATCAGACAAAACCTTTTTTGTTTACTTGAACCTCACCGCATTGCCGAAGATCATTTACAATCACTTTACCATTTACAATTATTATTTACAACACTGTTTGGCTCTACTGAATTTCTTCCAAATTGAAAAAAGCGCCATTTATTATGACAGATTAATTTGAAGTATGATAGAATTTCAACTAGCATATGGAATGCCAGCTGAAGTTTATGCCGGTTAAAAGATCATCAATTATTATTGTCGTTCTCTATGCCTTGTAAGTTTTGTTGTTACTCTGCTTAACAGTGATATTAATACTTAACAGCAATAGAATCACTCCACTCTGCTTCACTTTGAAACTTTCTGCATCACGTTACATGCTCATTTATTCTGTCTAATACGTTTTCATACAAGACTTCAGTTGCGAATAAATTCTTACAGTATTTCGATATAATCGGTTGAAGGAAAGGAATAGATGCATTCTTTTCTTTAACGATTTACTTTTACTttgggctggcaaatgagtgaacatgtgcaaatatatcacctctgctttctaactcctatctctaccttcacgtggtgccggctggggtacggcagCCAAAGGTGCCCAGGtgcgcaaccttggttgtcgtacgcagacagagaaggtggaggTTTCcagctacctaatcatgcagttcggcgccggTTTTTCGGAGGGCGTGGCTGCGGGGTCTGGGCACACCGAGGAAGAGTTATTTTCTCTGCTGGATTAACACAGAGAGAGACTCTCAATCGGTCTGTTTACACATTCTGCAGTtatgccctttggcggttggtgccgaattataCGCttaggcaaaaattgagccacgagACCTGACCCTGCCGTGAGAGTCGGCAgatcaggagcccctaagtcaaggtttaactccgtgccgatgactgaatggctggaggggtgaaaacatgccagtcgcgaaagaagtgctttgggcatcttgcccctactgtgccatgcagGGCTCTgatacggtcgatctttgttgtcccttgcgtctcGTGGGAACAACATAGGAGTACTACCCAAATTCCCCTATGGatattacgccaagtgcgttctggccaacataactggcttcgcttacaatttgctgtctgatatgtgttggagattgtttgtgcatatactccgctagttaAATAGttaaagttgcacaaataaatcttcaacacaaacgggcagcaaatttgtatttatgcgaaaaactttttaatggctctgttaCCATCgtattggttcaggagccatattttcgcgaggggtactttcattcgacggatattggaaaccagaactttgctgttttcagcaaaactggtatgacaaatcctcgattGATGCCCaaggcatgcatattgttgcataggtcaataagtgcatgccttatctctgagttgactactcgagatatttgtgcagtcacagtagaactcgtcgtggatgatgtccataggcgctatgtctactgttctgcatacttactaCATGACGAACCGtttcccagcgacgatttcagaaatgtggtgagatactgccaatctaatgggcttccgctcatttggggcagctcggatatcaatctgagagattctgatttgatggaatatttgagtagtaccaaccttggaatactcaacattggcaacaattggcaaactttcatacgagctggtagagaggtaGCTGGTAGAGAGTggtagatataacactctgctctaacaggatcagtcatgagttggcacaatggcatgtttcaaatgagacaccaatatctgatcattgctttatatattttgatcatttgggtgtctccttgaacgctgcaacatttcgcaatacGAGATTTTCCTACTgtgaactctttgaggaggaactgtcGACggaatttcaaggatttgaacCGACAATTGAGTCATCGATAGACTTGGATGTCGCTGGAGATGTCACATCTttaattgcggaagcttttgaagtagcttgctcgataaaaactattaaaacaactagaggaacaccatgaccatggtggaactctcatctcgcggaactaaagaaacgatgcaggagagcctggaatagaagTCGTAGGAacggcgtggagcctttcaagcaggcccggaaagcgtATGCAAAGGCTCtgcgatcttcagcacgcacgagctggcacaggttctgcagcaacatttccagtttcggcggggcaagtcgacttaataaaatactgtcaaaatcgaaagattatcaggttaataacacttgaagttcgaacggcgaatactgttcgaatgacaatgaaatcctggaatgtctcttttatagtcactttccgggctgtgtggaacctgaagttcgaaacgatccagaaatcgttttaggtggcttagattcatgggcttttgctcggagacttgtcacaactgaagcgattgagtgggccgtgaacagcttctctccatacaaatctcctggaacagatggaatacaccctattctactgcagaaaggattcaagtactttaaacacattctgagaaggatgtttgtgtgtagaattgctattgggtacatcccaactctatggcgtgaaataaccattaagtttattcctaaaggcggacgcgcgacatacgagcaagcaaaaagttttagaccaatcagtctaacgtctttcttgcttaaatcacttgagcggactGTTGATCAGCatatccgcgaaacaagcttagtagaagctCCCCTTCATTCAGCACCatatgcttatcaaagtggaaagtctacaaccactttattacatgatgtggtgaataaaattgaggttgctttttcacgaaaggaatcttgcttaggaacttttttggatattgagggagcgtttgataacgtatctttcgcttccattttggaggcttctcgttatcataatgtgccttcattAATCagaaagtggatagaacaaatgcttggATGgattggatggatggatggatttcggtaaatccgagcaaaacatctatcgtcttatttccaaaacgtagaaataccaatggagctcgcgctctgcgcttttacgattcggatgtagATGTTGTGAACGAGGTGAAATaggtggggttgattctcaaccccaagcttgactggtccacaaatattgatttccgaattaaaaagcgtgcatggcctttgggcaatgtagacgagcaattggcaactcttgggggcttaaacccaaatacatatactggttatacacggtcattatcagaccaatactggcgtatggttgtcttgtatggtggcaaagaggggaagttgtgactgtccagacaaagctaaaccatcttcaaaggatgtgtttaatggcaatgtttggaacatttactacaactcctgcTGCCGCCCtaaaagctattttcaatattaaacctctacacttccacctgaagcaagaggcactaatatgtgcttatcgactacacgcgattggcctttggcagtctgtgaacggttccactggtcatactcgattgtggtcgcaaattattgctgaggacaagttttcccttgctcctagcgatgtaacgctcaggCGTACTTTTctgtataggactttctcaagtgactttcctcctagagaggagtggatgtcaggctacatggaaaggaaaatttccgactatgtggtctgttataccgatggttccttgtacgaaggtcgcgcgggtgctggtgtttactgccgtgagctagaaTTGGAGCAATCCTATTCGTTGAGTAGTTACTGCACTGTTTTTCaaactgaaatctttgcaattgataggcaagattgtctacttctgttctgatagccaagccgctataaaagccctttgtgcgactaattctaaatctaaaacagtcatcgcctgccacacccaattagaagaaataagcattctaaatgccgttcatttGGTTTGGGTTCccggccattctggtataaccggaaatgaatgggctgatgaactaacaagatctggagcagaaaagtcggttttcggaccggaacctgctttaccaattccggcatgttggataaaacaaaagattcgatctcggttttcatctgaacatgaacgttattgggaaaatcttgaaacttgtcgtcaaacaaaaagttttattgctaacccttgtgagaaggttgcgaaatttcttttgcaacaatcaaaggtaaaatgtagtattcttgtcagatcactgactggtcactgcagactaaattatcatatggctacgattcagcgacctgaatcgatcgggaaacagctaaattattagcgttcaaaacctgaccgctTTTCGAAAAAgaatttttggaatgacaccccatCTAtctaaaccttgccgtaagacgtttgttttgttgttttgttttccaatTTCTGATATTTCCACGAACCTATTACAACCTTTTATGACCGTCGTATTGGAACTACAGCACGAAGGTTGGGACAAGACGACGGCTTATCCTACatactattcaacatcgctcttgagcgcGTGATATCGAAACGACAGacacgattttcagcaaaagCAGCCAACTTATAATAgtgaaaagaaatgcagtgcccGTTCCAGCTCACCGTTACTGTAGATAATTTGTGGTAAAATTGTTATAGTCGTTGTTCTGCGTACATCTTCGGCTCGAATTTTGAATAATTCCCAAAGCATGATCACAACGGAAGATGCTAAAAAATTGGTAATTACGTATCTGTGTCCATTTGAATTCTATTAGACGAGTGATCTATAATTTTTGAACTACAGATGGGATTCACAATTTTTTCTGAGCAGCCTGTGTCAAAGTCTATAGTATAATAAGAACTTAGAATAGCGATTATGAATTGTGAATGGTGAGACACCGAGTCTTACATGCATTGCGGCGCTTGTGTTTTCGTATTTCGTGTATTATACGTTGAATTACCAAGATGTTTTTATTTGGCTCATAAATTGATCTGAATATGACCCTTAATTCAATAATACCAATGAGGGCTTAACTATTTATTTAAAGCGCAAAAAAAAGAGAACAACGAAACATGAAAATACTTACCACCAGCACTTTCACGGCGGTCTCCGCCAGATCACTGTCCTCTTGGGATAGGCAGCCGTCATCCTTTGGCTCCTTCCAGTAGCAGTAGTGAATGATTTTCAGCAGCACCTGCACCATCGTATCGCATTCATCGAGCCGCACATTACCGTATTTTAGCCAGGTTGCCAAACACTTGGTGGCATTAATGAGGACGTTCATCTCGCTCTCGTCGAACCGGCCATCGTTCAACTTCCCGTTCAGATAGTTGATTACCGTACCGGTTGCGAACTCGGCTTTCTTGTTCAACTCTTCCCGAACCGTCGATCTTGGGATTTGGGTGTGTACCGATTCGGCCTCATCTGGAATTCCTTCCAACACCGACATCAAAATTTCGAGTTGCGTAGTTTTCGACAGAGTACCGAGTTGCTCATTGAGAAACATTCCGGTTACTTCCTCGATTACTGTTGGATGTTCAAGCATATGCACAATGAAGACGCTTAGCTGAAAGTTTGAAGGGTTAGTTAGTGTTCATTGTTCTAATGTAAGTACAGTCAAAGCACCAGTTGACGCGCAGTTTAAGTCACCACGTACTAGGAAGtatttttatcgatttcaacGAATTGATATTAAAACACTTATACAGTTCTGTGGATGCAACAGAACTGAGTGAACATAAATCTTAGTGTTTAATTCTCAATCTTTAATCTCGCCGTCAGTGCGCGAAAACTGGTGCATTCATGGtccataataaaaaataaatataattacCGAAATGCATAATTGGCTCAGCACAATCTTCGGCCCATTACCAAACATAACTatactttcaagcaactttTGTTTGAACTCATTGTGTGCTTCTCTCGGTACTTCGCCCCAGAATTTGGTGAGTTTTGAG harbors:
- the LOC128741746 gene encoding importin-13, with the protein product MDVRMIEEAVLTFYQSGSHKQEDTHQWLQQIQESPHAWSFCWELMQLNKPSEIQFFGAITLHSKLTKFWGEVPREAHNEFKQKLLESIVMFGNGPKIVLSQLCISLSVFIVHMLEHPTVIEEVTGMFLNEQLGTLSKTTQLEILMSVLEGIPDEAESVHTQIPRSTVREELNKKAEFATGTVINYLNGKLNDGRFDESEMNVLINATKCLATWLKYGNVRLDECDTMVQVLLKIIHYCYWKEPKDDGCLSQEDSDLAETAVKVLVKIISSQNCNGHKYSATVVHYMHLFLDVLGPILDVEWKENNDNENLAFVIYTLFLSTLECYSSAIFAGILSDNEQLAKVYGRTVDLLVKCTDKPGTYPVDESCSTLAMEFWYMLQDEIFSMPNDPRKTKCWDAIKPVYAHIVKVLIRKSQLPNDSALHKWNSDDLETFRCYRQDIGDTLLSCHDVLNDIMLDVLSEALDESILYLNYDPQNIDNWPLLEATIHAYCSIAQKIEYAEYPQVVKLLKVLNEIPYEKYSDKLLGMALETAGAYSDWISDNPKYLPSAIELLVKGLSSTQASQATLGLKDLTSECQKEMTPFALPLLDACRSALQGGHLKTSEMIRLMYTVGNIMSVISYDQIIHYLDIMVSPCFEELQANVQNQDKTDAAKARVILRLEMISKLFSSLNTRKLNVTQRTEKDDELQLVPTQTTQQPQPVQPILLILEKTMGLLKSLCSLWIHDESVIETLCKALQQALTNLMDDIKPLLNDMCGLILMIFANKCAPSAVEMAGNFILIFYNDPESRESMKQLFSAILEYNFGQMQQYDEHQKLSDVADLIETFYSFNTRIVKKMAICYTAVQADCIKLIEYAMKSMMLPETGPIKKSVGFLSVFIKESRNYPVMMNAVAAQGENLLRTTFLCIGGYTPRAQVDVFADIFLALNYKYPSDFARWIKVLEKPNFPTFFVGAPDKEQFMKKVIKEKVNRRLVQEHVRKFAAMCRNAVEWEIDFRTS